One genomic segment of Panicum virgatum strain AP13 chromosome 2N, P.virgatum_v5, whole genome shotgun sequence includes these proteins:
- the LOC120662624 gene encoding disease resistance protein RGA2-like, with amino-acid sequence MMRITMSNKMRSIRLQLDRIADDVKKFNFLLPPVSSIEQANNERGRETYIGARDDVQMVGREKEKKHILKLFQNNGDRESSIIAIVGLGGMGKTTIAKFVYTLKESNEFHFDLKAWVYVSMDFKLEKVIADIISELDGRIIPVKDVTLQHLKSQLENILYGKVYLIVLDDLWEESKHTMKELVDMLQSGKKGSKIVVTTRSENVASTLFDVGSSHFHLVEQIKLEGLSDDECWSIMKPHNLGDDQIIDFVDIGKKLQNYAMEYL; translated from the coding sequence ATGATGCGTATCACCATGTCAAATAAGATGAGAAGTATCAGGCTGCAGTTAGATAGGATTGCTGATGATGTCAAAAAATTTAATTTCCTCCTACCTCCGGTGTCGTCAATAGAGCAAGCTAATAATGAAAGGGGGAGAGAAACGTACATTGGTGCTAGAGATGATGTTCAGATGGTGGgaagagaaaaagagaagaagcatatcctcaagctATTCCAAAACAATGGAGATCGAGAAAGCTCTATCATTGCTATTGTTGGCCTTGGTGGAATGGGTAAAACAACTATTGCAAAATTTGTTTACACTCTCAAGGAAAGCAATGAGTTTCACTTTGATCTAAAAGCATGGGTCTATGTCTCAATGGACTTCAAACTAGAGAAAGTTATTGCTGATATTATCTCTGAGCTAGATGGTCGCATTATTCCAGTAAAAGATGTTACTCTGCAGCATCTAAAATCTCAGCTTGAAAACATACTCTATGGCAAGGTCTATCTTATTGTGTTAGATGATTTATGGGAGGAAAGTAAACATACCATGAAGGAGCTGGTGGACATGTTACAATCTGGAAAGAAAGGCAGCAAAATAGTAGTAACCACTCGTAGTGAAAATGTTGCTAGTACACTCTTTGACGTGGGGTCTTCACATTTTCATCTGGTTGAACAAATTAAACTAGAGGGTTTATCAGATGACGAATGCTGGTCTATCATGAAGCCTCATAATTTAGGAGATGATCAAATTATTGACTTTGTGGACATTGGTAAAAAATTGCAAAACTATGCAATGGAGTACCTCTAG
- the LOC120660500 gene encoding putative disease resistance protein RGA4 isoform X1: protein MTYKALPTKVRAISFRECDRLQLPQQALSHMLYLRVLDLSGCHVTMLPVSVYKLKLLRYLDASTLPILNLSKSLNHLLNLQTLILSNTSLNILLKNIGCLQKLQYFDLSGCVSLWELPISFGNLSALLFLNLASCHELHTLPKSFGDLHRLQFLNLSDCYKLQSLPDSCSQLHVLTHLDLSDCYNLEELPDWIDKLSKLEYLNMTSCSKVQILPDSLCKLVMLKHLNLSFCVKLEHLPFSIGDLRLQSLDIEGCFFHGSLPVSIFNIFNMSTLQTFEARLAFEEDEVKKVRETLNLQGYCNLDGGSNDLWSQITELESTLCNELRIDGLEEVEHLEGAEQGKLSTNLKLTKLFLGWEHNEDSPVEQADAATAISVLAKLLPPRSLQHLDVRGYMSIDFPRWMLDISSNLPHLTTIFLVDLNQCNCLPPLGRLPNLRALTLTGMPNIKNVGREFYGDYRSCQKLRIIYLRSMDSLEEWWTTRSSAEGEFLIPNLHLLVALDCPKLKFIPYPPRSMVWSLENSNHVLPEHGFGNLLSSSSPFYLTIGEASISSEVWRRTQRLSSIEVLNLCDVTDLRILPDAIRCFKSLRTLEIDLCVDLETLPEWLGDLTSLREIRISECPKLSSLPESIRGLTELKKLRISKCPELCENLQGEDKHKMAHIQEVTYV from the coding sequence ATGACCTATAAAGCTTTGCCAACAAAGGTAAGGGCCATCAGTTTTAGGGAATGTGATAGACTACAACTTCCTCagcaagcactctcacacatgttATATTTGAGAGTTTTGGATTTGAGTGGATGCCATGTGACAATGCTACCAGTTTCTGTTTACAAATTAAAGCTATTAAGGTATCTTGATGCCTCTACCCTTCCTATCTTAAACTTATCAAAATCCTTGAACCATCTGCTAAACCTACAGACCTTGATACTTTCAAATACTTCCCTGAACATATTACTCAAAAATATTGGTTGCCTTCAAAAGCTGCAATACTTCGACCTATCAGGATGTGTCAGCCTTTGGGAGCTTCCCATTTCTTTTGGAAACCTAAGTGCTCTTCTTTTCCTAAACCTGGCAAGCTGCCATGAACTGCATACACTTCCAAAATCCTTTGGCGATTTGCATAGGCTTCAGTTTTTGAACCTATCTGATTGTTACAAACTCCAATCACTACCAGATTCTTGTTCTCAGCTTCATGTTCTGACACATCTTGATCTATCAGACTGCTATAACCTTGAAGAGCTCCCAGATTGGATTGATAAACTGTCTAAGCTTGAATATCTGAACATGACAAGTTGTTCCAAGGTTCAAATTTTGCCAGATTCTCTATGCAAACTCGTGATGTTAAAGCATCTAAATTTGTCATTTTGTGTAAAGCTTGAACACCTACCTTTTTCTATTGGTGATTTACGACTTCAAAGTTTGGATATTGAAGGCTGTTTTTTCCATGGGAGCTTGCCCGTTAGCATATTTAACATATTTAACATGTCTACACTTCAGACTTTTGAGGCAAGACTAGCATTTGAAGAAGATGAAGTTAAAAAAGTGAGAGAGACTCTGAATTTACAAGGATATTGTAATCTTGATGGAGGAAGCAATGATCTATGGAGTCAAATTACAGAGCTCGAGAGTACTCTTTGCAATGAGCTGAGGATAGACGGCCTTGAGGAAGTCGAGCATCTAGAAGGGGCAGAGCAAGGCAAACTGTCCACCAACTTGAAGCTTACAAAGCTGTTTCTTGGATGGGAACATAATGAAGATAGTCCGGTGGAGCAGGCAGATGCAGCTACTGCCATATCAGTGTTGGCGAAGCTTCTGCCTCCTAGAAGTCTCCAACACCTCGACGTACGTGGTTATATGAGCATAGACTTCCCTAGGTGGATGCTGGACATTTCTTCCAACCTACCTCATCTTACCACCATCTTTCTTGTCGATCTAAATCAGTGCAACTGCCTCCCCCCTCTTGGGCGCCTGCCAAACCTCAGAGCATTGACCTTGACGGGAATGCCCAATATCAAGAATGTTGGTAGGGAATTCTATGGGGACTACAGGAGCTGCCAAAAGCTAAGAATAATTTATTTGAGATCAATGGACAGCTTGGAGGAGTGGTGGACAACAAGATCGTCTGCTGAAGGAGAGTTTTTAATCCCTAATTTGCATTTGTTGGTTGCTTTGGATTGCCCGAAGCTGAAGTTCATACCTTACCCCCCAAGGAGCATGGTGTGGTCGCTAGAAAACAGCAATCACGTGCTGCCAGAACATGGGTTTGGGAACCTATTATCTAGTAGTTCTCCATTTTACCTTACGATTGGGGAGGCATCTATTTCTTCTGAGGTGTGGCGTCGGACCCAACGCCTCTCTTCAATCGAGGTTCTGAACCTTTGTGATGTTACCGACCTTAGAATCTTGCCGGATGCTATTCGATGCTTCAAGTCCCTCCGAACACTCGAGATAGACTTATGTGTGGACTTAGAGACACTGCCAGAATGGTTGGGAGACTTGACTTCATTGAGAGAAATTCGTATCAGCGAGTGCCCAAAGCTTTCTTCGTTGCCGGAAAGCATACGTGGCCTTACTGAGTTGAAGAAACTACGGATAAGTAAATGCCCAGAACTGTGTGAGAATTTACAAGGAGAGGACAAGCACAAGATGGCTCATATTCAAGAGGTCACATATGTGTAG
- the LOC120660500 gene encoding putative disease resistance protein RGA3 isoform X2, whose amino-acid sequence MTYKALPTKTFEARLAFEEDEVKKVRETLNLQGYCNLDGGSNDLWSQITELESTLCNELRIDGLEEVEHLEGAEQGKLSTNLKLTKLFLGWEHNEDSPVEQADAATAISVLAKLLPPRSLQHLDVRGYMSIDFPRWMLDISSNLPHLTTIFLVDLNQCNCLPPLGRLPNLRALTLTGMPNIKNVGREFYGDYRSCQKLRIIYLRSMDSLEEWWTTRSSAEGEFLIPNLHLLVALDCPKLKFIPYPPRSMVWSLENSNHVLPEHGFGNLLSSSSPFYLTIGEASISSEVWRRTQRLSSIEVLNLCDVTDLRILPDAIRCFKSLRTLEIDLCVDLETLPEWLGDLTSLREIRISECPKLSSLPESIRGLTELKKLRISKCPELCENLQGEDKHKMAHIQEVTYV is encoded by the exons ATGACCTATAAAGCTTTGCCAACAAAG ACTTTTGAGGCAAGACTAGCATTTGAAGAAGATGAAGTTAAAAAAGTGAGAGAGACTCTGAATTTACAAGGATATTGTAATCTTGATGGAGGAAGCAATGATCTATGGAGTCAAATTACAGAGCTCGAGAGTACTCTTTGCAATGAGCTGAGGATAGACGGCCTTGAGGAAGTCGAGCATCTAGAAGGGGCAGAGCAAGGCAAACTGTCCACCAACTTGAAGCTTACAAAGCTGTTTCTTGGATGGGAACATAATGAAGATAGTCCGGTGGAGCAGGCAGATGCAGCTACTGCCATATCAGTGTTGGCGAAGCTTCTGCCTCCTAGAAGTCTCCAACACCTCGACGTACGTGGTTATATGAGCATAGACTTCCCTAGGTGGATGCTGGACATTTCTTCCAACCTACCTCATCTTACCACCATCTTTCTTGTCGATCTAAATCAGTGCAACTGCCTCCCCCCTCTTGGGCGCCTGCCAAACCTCAGAGCATTGACCTTGACGGGAATGCCCAATATCAAGAATGTTGGTAGGGAATTCTATGGGGACTACAGGAGCTGCCAAAAGCTAAGAATAATTTATTTGAGATCAATGGACAGCTTGGAGGAGTGGTGGACAACAAGATCGTCTGCTGAAGGAGAGTTTTTAATCCCTAATTTGCATTTGTTGGTTGCTTTGGATTGCCCGAAGCTGAAGTTCATACCTTACCCCCCAAGGAGCATGGTGTGGTCGCTAGAAAACAGCAATCACGTGCTGCCAGAACATGGGTTTGGGAACCTATTATCTAGTAGTTCTCCATTTTACCTTACGATTGGGGAGGCATCTATTTCTTCTGAGGTGTGGCGTCGGACCCAACGCCTCTCTTCAATCGAGGTTCTGAACCTTTGTGATGTTACCGACCTTAGAATCTTGCCGGATGCTATTCGATGCTTCAAGTCCCTCCGAACACTCGAGATAGACTTATGTGTGGACTTAGAGACACTGCCAGAATGGTTGGGAGACTTGACTTCATTGAGAGAAATTCGTATCAGCGAGTGCCCAAAGCTTTCTTCGTTGCCGGAAAGCATACGTGGCCTTACTGAGTTGAAGAAACTACGGATAAGTAAATGCCCAGAACTGTGTGAGAATTTACAAGGAGAGGACAAGCACAAGATGGCTCATATTCAAGAGGTCACATATGTGTAG